The following proteins come from a genomic window of Triticum aestivum cultivar Chinese Spring chromosome 6A, IWGSC CS RefSeq v2.1, whole genome shotgun sequence:
- the LOC123128621 gene encoding U-box domain-containing protein 33 isoform X2 — MDQEEVHIAVGRNLKREKANILWAAANFPRATLVLVNVHWPSKWMPFMGGELLYKFADEKEKQMHRDKQTEATVRMLLQYKSLCDTREVKAHYITHDDILVGLVNLIKKLKIKRIVIGSRKMAKQEELRKCCQVWVVLNGKYMSTSNDYLKHTGSIGYRGSSDLLASIHELTQLSDESDGYTTPPSDFADDIINGDGVIQMDGADQSAKEAEQGVEESNACEEVEIFSEEGADKSDEIQSARNISEEAAKLMDEMEKLQRKLKDLQDEGYNHEQSILSPRKGNVLPRERTLSKNRYPKLHIPDHISEFPMSRIEKATNNFHSKNLIGEGGYGPVYKGKLGGIIVAIKMLGPHGKPHGKQGFPEFQQEVVVLSRTEHPHIVRLIGVCQESCILIYEHLPNGTLMDGLSKGLPWKDRVRILAEQRSALAHLHSSFPHAIIHADLKLTNILLDAGNVSRLGDFGTARIVQMKPLKEDTICRWTNPMGTMGYMDPIFFMTGELTTESDVYAFGVVILQVLTGLLDLNIVEQVQEALRRDAVHGLLDASAGSWPEVQAERLLRLALKCCNLERKQRPTFTSDTDWRPLDILRAMATASKSRKWSRGN, encoded by the exons ATGGATCAAGAAGAGGTTCATATCGCGGTGGGGAGGAACTTGAAAAGAGAGAAGGCTAACATATTATGGGCAGCTGCAAATTTCCCAAGGGCCACACTAGTTCTTGTCAATGTTCACTGGCCATCCAAGTGGATGCCTTTCA TGGGTGGTGAGTTGCTATACAAGTTTGCAGATGAAAAGGAGAAGCAGATGCATAGAGACAAACAAACAGAAGCAACGGTTAGGATGTTGTTACAATATAAAAGCCTGTGTGATACAAGAGAG GTTAAGGCACATTACATCACACACGATGACATTCTCGTTGGTCTTGTAAACCTGATAAAGAAGCTCAAAATAAAGAGAATTGTCATCGGTTCAAG GAAAATGGCAAAGCAAGAAGAGCTTCGCAAATGCTGTCAGGTTTGGGTGGTGCTCAATGGAAAATACATGTCCACTAG TAATGATTATCTGAAACATACGGGAAGCATTGGATATAGAGGGAGCTCCGATTTGTTGGCGTCTATACATGAGCTGACTCAGCTGAGCGACGAATCTGATGGATACACAACACCACCAAGTGATTTT GCAGATGATATCATCAATGGGGATGGGGTTATTCAAATGGATGGTGCTGATCAATCAGCAAAG GAAGCTGAACAAGGCGTCGAGGAATCAAATGCTTGTGAGGAGGTGGAGATTTTTTCCGAAGAGGGTGCTGATAAATCTGATGAGATACAGAGTGCCAGAAATATTTCTGAAGAGGCTGCAAAATTGATG GACGAAATGGAGAAACTCCAAAGGAAATTAAAAGATCTGCAAGATGAGGGCTATAATCATGAACAAAGCATCTTGTCACCCAGAAAAGGGAATGTTTTGCCGAGGGAGAGAACCTTATCGAAAAATAGATACCCAAAGCTGCATATTCCAGATCACATTTCGGAGTTCCCCATGTCGCGTATTGAGAAAGCGACCAATAACTTCCACTCAAAAAATCTCATAGGAGAAGGAGGCTATGGTCCAGTCTACAAAGGAAAACTAGGTGGTATCATAGTGGCTATCAAGATGTTGGGACCCCATGGTAAACCCCATGGTAAACAAGGTTTCCCAGAGTTTCAGCAGGAG GTTGTGGTACTGAGCAGAACCGAGCACCCACACATCGTGAGGCTGATTGGCGTGTGCCAGGAATCATGCATCCTCATTTACGAGCACCTCCCCAATGGCACGCTCATGGATGGGCTCTCCAAGGGGCTTCCATGGAAGGACCGCGTCAGGATCCTCGCCGAGCAGCGCTCCGCGCTGGCGCACCTCCACTCCAGCTTCCCCCACGCCATCATCCACGCGGACCTGAAGCTGACGAACATCCTCCTCGACGCCGGGAATGTGAGCCGGCTAGGGGACTTTGGAACGGCGCGCATTGTGCAGATGAAGCCCCTGAAGGAGGACACAATCTGCCGGTGGACCAACCCGATGGGCACAATGGGGTACATGGACCCCATCTTCTTCATGACTGGCGAGCTCACTACAGAGTCGGACGTCTACGCGTTCGGCGTGGTGATCCTGCAGGTGCTCACGGGGCTGCTCGACCTCAATATTGTCGAGCAGGTACAGGAGGCGCTCAGGAGGGACGCGGTGCACGGCCTGCTGGACGCATCTGCCGGCAGCTGGCCAGAGGTGCAGGCAGAGCGGCTCCTTCGGCTGGCGCTGAAGTGCTGCAACCTGGAGCGGAAGCAGCGACCGACCTTCACGTCCGACACCGACTGGAGACCGCTGGACATCCTGCGGGCCATGGCGACTGCAAGTAAGTCCCGGAAATGGAGTCGTGGAAACTGA
- the LOC123128621 gene encoding U-box domain-containing protein 33 isoform X1 has product MDQEEVHIAVGRNLKREKANILWAAANFPRATLVLVNVHWPSKWMPFMGGELLYKFADEKEKQMHRDKQTEATVRMLLQYKSLCDTREVKAHYITHDDILVGLVNLIKKLKIKRIVIGSRKMAKQEELRKCCQVWVVLNGKYMSTSNDYLKHTGSIGYRGSSDLLASIHELTQLSDESDGYTTPPSDFYVSFQADDIINGDGVIQMDGADQSAKEAEQGVEESNACEEVEIFSEEGADKSDEIQSARNISEEAAKLMDEMEKLQRKLKDLQDEGYNHEQSILSPRKGNVLPRERTLSKNRYPKLHIPDHISEFPMSRIEKATNNFHSKNLIGEGGYGPVYKGKLGGIIVAIKMLGPHGKPHGKQGFPEFQQEVVVLSRTEHPHIVRLIGVCQESCILIYEHLPNGTLMDGLSKGLPWKDRVRILAEQRSALAHLHSSFPHAIIHADLKLTNILLDAGNVSRLGDFGTARIVQMKPLKEDTICRWTNPMGTMGYMDPIFFMTGELTTESDVYAFGVVILQVLTGLLDLNIVEQVQEALRRDAVHGLLDASAGSWPEVQAERLLRLALKCCNLERKQRPTFTSDTDWRPLDILRAMATASKSRKWSRGN; this is encoded by the exons ATGGATCAAGAAGAGGTTCATATCGCGGTGGGGAGGAACTTGAAAAGAGAGAAGGCTAACATATTATGGGCAGCTGCAAATTTCCCAAGGGCCACACTAGTTCTTGTCAATGTTCACTGGCCATCCAAGTGGATGCCTTTCA TGGGTGGTGAGTTGCTATACAAGTTTGCAGATGAAAAGGAGAAGCAGATGCATAGAGACAAACAAACAGAAGCAACGGTTAGGATGTTGTTACAATATAAAAGCCTGTGTGATACAAGAGAG GTTAAGGCACATTACATCACACACGATGACATTCTCGTTGGTCTTGTAAACCTGATAAAGAAGCTCAAAATAAAGAGAATTGTCATCGGTTCAAG GAAAATGGCAAAGCAAGAAGAGCTTCGCAAATGCTGTCAGGTTTGGGTGGTGCTCAATGGAAAATACATGTCCACTAG TAATGATTATCTGAAACATACGGGAAGCATTGGATATAGAGGGAGCTCCGATTTGTTGGCGTCTATACATGAGCTGACTCAGCTGAGCGACGAATCTGATGGATACACAACACCACCAAGTGATTTT TATGTCTCATTTCAGGCAGATGATATCATCAATGGGGATGGGGTTATTCAAATGGATGGTGCTGATCAATCAGCAAAG GAAGCTGAACAAGGCGTCGAGGAATCAAATGCTTGTGAGGAGGTGGAGATTTTTTCCGAAGAGGGTGCTGATAAATCTGATGAGATACAGAGTGCCAGAAATATTTCTGAAGAGGCTGCAAAATTGATG GACGAAATGGAGAAACTCCAAAGGAAATTAAAAGATCTGCAAGATGAGGGCTATAATCATGAACAAAGCATCTTGTCACCCAGAAAAGGGAATGTTTTGCCGAGGGAGAGAACCTTATCGAAAAATAGATACCCAAAGCTGCATATTCCAGATCACATTTCGGAGTTCCCCATGTCGCGTATTGAGAAAGCGACCAATAACTTCCACTCAAAAAATCTCATAGGAGAAGGAGGCTATGGTCCAGTCTACAAAGGAAAACTAGGTGGTATCATAGTGGCTATCAAGATGTTGGGACCCCATGGTAAACCCCATGGTAAACAAGGTTTCCCAGAGTTTCAGCAGGAG GTTGTGGTACTGAGCAGAACCGAGCACCCACACATCGTGAGGCTGATTGGCGTGTGCCAGGAATCATGCATCCTCATTTACGAGCACCTCCCCAATGGCACGCTCATGGATGGGCTCTCCAAGGGGCTTCCATGGAAGGACCGCGTCAGGATCCTCGCCGAGCAGCGCTCCGCGCTGGCGCACCTCCACTCCAGCTTCCCCCACGCCATCATCCACGCGGACCTGAAGCTGACGAACATCCTCCTCGACGCCGGGAATGTGAGCCGGCTAGGGGACTTTGGAACGGCGCGCATTGTGCAGATGAAGCCCCTGAAGGAGGACACAATCTGCCGGTGGACCAACCCGATGGGCACAATGGGGTACATGGACCCCATCTTCTTCATGACTGGCGAGCTCACTACAGAGTCGGACGTCTACGCGTTCGGCGTGGTGATCCTGCAGGTGCTCACGGGGCTGCTCGACCTCAATATTGTCGAGCAGGTACAGGAGGCGCTCAGGAGGGACGCGGTGCACGGCCTGCTGGACGCATCTGCCGGCAGCTGGCCAGAGGTGCAGGCAGAGCGGCTCCTTCGGCTGGCGCTGAAGTGCTGCAACCTGGAGCGGAAGCAGCGACCGACCTTCACGTCCGACACCGACTGGAGACCGCTGGACATCCTGCGGGCCATGGCGACTGCAAGTAAGTCCCGGAAATGGAGTCGTGGAAACTGA
- the LOC123128622 gene encoding U-box domain-containing protein 70-like, which translates to MPQGAQKPDAQQFSVDRSTSLSDMWCVSNTWLHKPNLRRSDGNEKETVNEFDEADNKFQHMLQELESVRKQAYEDNCSREKAERELFEAFQKARASESMYFGEVKQKNQIEDKLKTTLEEVERLTETTNELCAKLQDERKKRLAMEKTTSHSDRIIKDLMLQRDKAVREVEALHAKKGESSGTSEGTMHITELSCSEINGATNNFDHSLKVGESVYGSVYKGFLRHTNVAVKKLNPESTQSQSQFNQEIEILSRVRHPNLVTLIGACKDAQALVYEYMPNGSLDDRLACKDNSKPLSWQLRTRIISDVCSALIFLHSNKPHSIVHSDLKALNILLDGNNVAKLSGFGVCRMFTDEFRGRTTLYKHTHPKGSFVYIDPEYVMTGDLTPLSDVYSFGIVLLRLLTGRPGFGLLKDVQRAVEKGCLEAILDSSAGGWPAMQAEQLARVGLKCCEIRRKNRPDLQPEVWTVLEPMLKSSSIILCSLSFKSVSEDLGGVPPYFICPILQDIMREPLIAADGFTYEAEAIRE; encoded by the exons ATGCCGCAAGGTGCACAAAAGCCTGATGCTCAACAGTTTTCAGTGGATAGATCAACTAGCTTGTCAGATATGTGGTGTGTTTCAAATACATGGCTACACAAACCAAATCTCAGACGATCCGACGGTAATGAAAAG GAAACTGTTAACGAATTTGACGAGGCTGATAACAAATTCCAGCATATGCTCCAGGAGTTGGAGAGTGTAAGAAAACAAGCTTACGAAGACAACTGCAGTCGTGAAAAGGCAGAAAGGGAGTTGTTTGAGGCTTTCCAGAAA GCACGAGCCTCTGAGAGTATGTACTTCGGAGAAGTGAAGCAAAAGAATCAAATAGAGGATAAGTTGAAAACAACACTGGAGGAAGTTGAAAGACTCACAGAAACAACTAATGAACTTTGTGCAAAGCTTCAAGATGAACGCAAGAAAAGATTAGCCATGGAGAAAACAACTTCCCATTCAGACCGTATTATCAAGGATTTGATGTTGCAGCGTGACAAGGCAGTAAGAGAGGTAGAAGCACTACATGCAAAGAAAGGAGAGTCTAGTGGAACCTCGGAGGGGACAATGCACATCACGGAGTTGTCCTGCTCGGAGATTAACGGAGCAACCAACAACTTTGACCACTCACTGAAGGTTGGAGAAAGTGTTTATGGAAGTGTGTACAAGGGCTTTCTTCGGCACACAAATGTAGCTGTAAAGAAGTTGAATCCTGAAAGCACACAGTCACAGTCGCAGTTCAATCAAGAG ATAGAGATTCTCAGCAGGGTTCGACATCCAAACCTGGTGACTCTTATAGGAGCTTGCAAGGACGCTCAAGCTCTTGTCTACGAATACATGCCCAATGGAAGCTTGGATGACCGCCTGGCTTGCAAAGACAATTCTAAACCTCTCAGTTGGCAGTTGCGCACCCGCATCATTTCTGATGTTTGCTCCGCGCTCATCTTTCTCCATTCTAATAAACCCCATAGCATTGTCCACAGTGACCTTAAAGCATTGAACATTCTTCTTGATGGAAACAATGTAGCAAAGCTCAGTGGTTTTGGCGTGTGCCGAATGTTCACTGATGAGTTCAGGGGCAGAACCACTCTATATAAGCATACCCACCCAAAGGGGTCTTTTGTGTACATTGATCCTGAATATGTTATGACTGGTGACCTGACCCCCCTATCTGATGTATACTCTTTCGGAATCGTGCTACTGCGCCTTTTGACTGGAAGACCAGGATTCGGGCTGTTGAAAGATGTGCAACGGGCAGTGGAAAAGGGTTGCCTGGAAGCAATTTTGGATTCATCTGCTGGGGGCTGGCCAGCTATGCAGGCTGAGCAATTGGCTCGGGTAGGTCTGAAATGTTGTGAAATCAGAAGAAAAAACCGCCCTGACCTGCAACCGGAGGTTTGGACTGTACTTGAACCAATGTTGAAGTCTAGTTCCATCATTTTGTGTTCCTTATCATTTAAATCAGTATCCGAAGACCTTGGAGGTGTGCCGCCCTACTTCATCTGTCCAATACTACAG GATATCATGAGGGAGCCTCTAATTGCTGCAGATGGTTTTACCTATGAAGCCGAAGCTATAAGGGAGTGA